One window of Microbacterium sediminis genomic DNA carries:
- a CDS encoding 1,4-dihydroxy-2-naphthoate polyprenyltransferase yields the protein MAKTKTRGVSGNPAKRGSAVAPPPKPVTLGDWIGAARLRTLPLAVTPVLIGTGAAILGDPNHLFHWVIALACLAVAVLLQIGVNFANDYSDGVRGTDDHRVGPARLTASRRVKPRTVLLVALTFFGLAAIAGLAIVIRTQQWWMIAVGAVCIVAAWFYTGGKRPYGYNALGEVFVFVFFGLVATLGTTWVQALLLPQEAWAGAVAAGFLACGVLLVNNLRDIDQDRTAGKRTLTVLIGRRGTQILYTILIVLALAIAAWLAIFYPIAWLTFFVVLLLGPAILIVWTYRTPRELITALALTSFGSLAYGAFLFWAFVG from the coding sequence GTGGCGAAGACGAAGACGCGTGGAGTCAGCGGGAACCCGGCCAAGCGGGGGAGCGCCGTCGCGCCGCCGCCGAAGCCGGTGACGCTCGGCGACTGGATCGGCGCCGCGCGCCTGCGGACCCTGCCCCTCGCGGTCACGCCCGTGCTCATCGGCACGGGCGCCGCGATCCTCGGCGACCCGAACCACCTCTTCCACTGGGTGATCGCGCTGGCGTGCCTGGCCGTGGCCGTGCTGCTGCAGATCGGCGTCAACTTCGCCAACGACTACAGCGACGGCGTGCGCGGCACCGACGATCACCGCGTCGGCCCCGCCCGGCTCACGGCCAGCCGCCGCGTGAAGCCGCGCACCGTGTTGCTCGTCGCGCTGACGTTCTTCGGCCTCGCGGCGATCGCGGGACTGGCGATCGTGATCCGCACCCAGCAGTGGTGGATGATCGCCGTGGGCGCGGTGTGTATCGTCGCCGCCTGGTTCTACACGGGCGGCAAGCGCCCCTACGGATACAACGCCCTCGGCGAGGTGTTCGTCTTCGTGTTCTTCGGCCTCGTCGCCACGCTCGGCACCACGTGGGTGCAGGCGCTGCTGCTGCCGCAGGAGGCGTGGGCGGGCGCCGTCGCGGCCGGCTTCCTCGCGTGCGGCGTGCTGCTCGTGAACAACCTGCGCGACATCGACCAGGACCGCACGGCGGGCAAGCGGACGCTGACCGTGCTGATCGGCCGCCGCGGCACCCAGATCCTCTACACGATCCTCATCGTGCTGGCGCTGGCGATCGCCGCGTGGCTGGCGATCTTCTACCCGATCGCCTGGCTGACGTTCTTCGTCGTACTCCTGCTCGGCCCGGCGATCCTCATCGTCTGGACCTACCGCACGCCGCGCGAGCTCATCACCGCGCTGGCGCTGACGTCGTTCGGATCGCTGGCGTACGGCGCGTTCCTGTTCTGGGCTTTCGTCGGCTGA
- a CDS encoding PLDc N-terminal domain-containing protein, protein MARFIVLFVIAAVVFTVFSIIDCAVQPATRHRGVSKRWWIVITCVPVIGGLLWFLIGRARRSQARPVAPDDDPAFLGSLDSVADQDERIRQLEEELAKLDEELGAGGPAPAPDDGTTPDGPDGTEGDERPDGGRGTRG, encoded by the coding sequence ATGGCCCGGTTCATCGTCCTCTTCGTGATCGCCGCGGTCGTGTTCACGGTGTTCAGCATCATCGACTGCGCCGTGCAGCCCGCCACGCGTCACCGCGGCGTGTCGAAGCGCTGGTGGATCGTCATCACGTGCGTTCCCGTCATCGGCGGCCTGCTCTGGTTCCTCATCGGGCGGGCGCGGCGCTCGCAGGCGCGACCGGTCGCGCCGGACGACGATCCGGCCTTCCTCGGCAGCCTCGACTCGGTGGCCGACCAGGACGAGCGCATCCGCCAGCTGGAGGAGGAGCTCGCCAAGCTCGACGAGGAGCTCGGCGCCGGCGGGCCGGCCCCCGCCCCCGACGACGGCACCACGCCCGACGGTCCGGACGGCACCGAGGGGGACGAGCGCCCCGACGGCGGCCGCGGCACGCGCGGATGA
- a CDS encoding LLM class F420-dependent oxidoreductase: MPLLDTPVRIGVQLQPQHQASYQVIRDAVRRFEDMGVDVLFNWDHFYPLSGDPEGTHYESWTELASWAELTERVEFGALVNCNSYRNPDLQADMARTIDHISAKGGVGRFIFGTGSGWFQRDYDEYGYEFGTVGSRLDDLAAALPRIEARWAKLNPAPTRKIPVLIGGKGEQKTLRLVARHADIWHSFVPAPELTRLLGVLESWGEKEGRDVSGIVVSSEIGRVDTADADASYAAGARLFTIGISGDNIDVDLVQRWLDWRDSKN, encoded by the coding sequence ATGCCTCTTCTCGATACTCCCGTCCGCATCGGCGTCCAGCTCCAGCCCCAGCACCAGGCCTCGTACCAGGTGATCCGCGACGCGGTCCGCCGCTTCGAGGACATGGGTGTGGACGTGCTCTTCAACTGGGATCACTTCTACCCGCTCTCGGGCGACCCCGAGGGCACCCACTACGAGTCGTGGACCGAACTGGCCTCGTGGGCCGAGCTCACCGAGCGGGTCGAGTTCGGCGCCCTCGTGAACTGCAACTCGTACCGCAACCCCGACCTGCAGGCCGACATGGCCCGCACGATCGACCACATCTCGGCCAAGGGCGGCGTGGGCCGGTTCATCTTCGGCACGGGATCGGGCTGGTTCCAGCGCGACTACGACGAGTACGGCTACGAGTTCGGCACCGTCGGATCGCGCCTGGACGACCTCGCCGCCGCGCTGCCGCGCATCGAGGCGCGCTGGGCCAAGCTCAATCCCGCGCCCACCCGCAAGATCCCGGTGCTGATCGGCGGCAAGGGCGAGCAGAAGACGCTGCGGCTCGTCGCCCGTCACGCCGACATCTGGCACAGCTTCGTGCCGGCGCCCGAGCTCACCCGCCTGCTGGGCGTGCTCGAGAGCTGGGGCGAGAAGGAGGGCCGCGACGTTTCCGGCATCGTCGTCTCGAGCGAGATCGGCCGCGTGGACACCGCCGACGCCGACGCGTCGTACGCGGCCGGCGCGCGCCTGTTCACGATCGGGATCTCGGGCGACAACATCGACGTCGACCTCGTGCAGCGCTGGCTCGACTGGCGCGACAGCAAGAACTGA
- a CDS encoding DUF4287 domain-containing protein, whose protein sequence is MSFQAYLDNIEEKTGVTPRAFVALAAEKGFGPGTKATPIVEWLAADYGLGRGHAMALVHVITKGDKISDAHVGTGTAHSDPKNRLWLDGKATKPEGW, encoded by the coding sequence ATGTCCTTTCAGGCATACCTCGACAACATCGAGGAGAAGACCGGCGTGACGCCGCGCGCGTTCGTCGCCCTCGCCGCGGAGAAGGGCTTCGGCCCCGGCACGAAGGCGACGCCGATCGTCGAGTGGCTCGCCGCCGACTACGGACTCGGCCGCGGCCACGCCATGGCACTCGTCCACGTGATCACCAAGGGCGACAAGATCTCGGACGCGCATGTGGGCACCGGCACCGCGCACAGCGACCCGAAGAACCGGCTGTGGCTCGACGGGAAGGCGACCAAGCCGGAGGGCTGGTGA
- a CDS encoding glycerate kinase encodes MTSRRIVFAPDSFKGSCAAADVARALAAGSGAVDPVLRPMADGGEGTLGAIAAAVPGARHTPVRVTGPRGLPVDAAWLWLPPTDDAPQGTGVVELASTSGIELLGDERRPWDASTLGFGQAIAAALAHGVSRLVLAIGSSASTDGGTGLLTALGARFTDAFEVSIAPGAAGLEELAIADLSRLRGLPEGGVQVLTDVTSPLLGSAGAAAVFGPQKGIDDVARADAALGRLVDALRRLPGATLAETAARHADPEAPGAGAAGGAGYGLLAWGAELVPGAARIAELTGLREAIAGADLVVTGEGAFDGQSAVGKAPGVVAALAAEAGVPVALVAGRIAPGADMSAFARVVSLTDLAGSAEAALTEPERWIEAAGAML; translated from the coding sequence ATGACCTCTCGCCGCATCGTCTTCGCGCCCGACAGCTTCAAGGGATCGTGTGCGGCGGCCGACGTCGCCCGCGCGCTCGCCGCCGGCAGCGGCGCGGTGGATCCCGTGCTGCGCCCCATGGCCGACGGCGGGGAGGGGACGCTGGGCGCGATCGCCGCCGCCGTTCCGGGCGCCCGGCACACCCCCGTGCGCGTGACCGGCCCGCGGGGGCTGCCCGTGGATGCCGCATGGCTGTGGCTGCCGCCGACCGACGACGCGCCGCAGGGCACGGGAGTCGTGGAGCTCGCGTCGACCTCGGGGATCGAGCTGCTCGGCGACGAGCGCCGGCCGTGGGACGCCTCGACGCTCGGCTTCGGCCAGGCCATCGCGGCGGCCCTCGCGCACGGCGTCTCGCGGCTCGTGCTCGCCATCGGCTCGAGCGCGTCGACCGACGGCGGCACCGGGCTGCTCACCGCCCTGGGCGCGCGCTTCACCGACGCGTTCGAGGTCTCGATCGCCCCGGGCGCGGCGGGGCTCGAGGAGCTCGCGATCGCCGACCTGTCGCGGCTGCGCGGACTGCCGGAGGGCGGCGTGCAGGTGCTCACCGATGTGACGAGCCCGCTGCTCGGGTCTGCCGGGGCCGCGGCGGTGTTCGGACCGCAGAAGGGGATCGACGACGTCGCCCGCGCCGACGCGGCGCTGGGTCGACTCGTCGACGCGCTGCGGCGCCTGCCGGGCGCGACGCTCGCCGAGACGGCCGCCCGCCACGCCGATCCCGAGGCCCCGGGCGCGGGCGCCGCGGGTGGCGCCGGCTACGGGCTGCTCGCGTGGGGCGCCGAGCTCGTGCCGGGCGCGGCGCGCATCGCCGAGCTCACGGGCCTGCGCGAGGCGATCGCCGGTGCCGACCTCGTGGTCACGGGGGAGGGCGCGTTTGACGGGCAGTCGGCGGTGGGCAAGGCCCCCGGCGTCGTGGCGGCGCTCGCCGCGGAGGCCGGCGTGCCGGTGGCGCTCGTGGCCGGCCGGATCGCGCCCGGTGCCGACATGTCCGCGTTCGCCCGCGTCGTCTCGCTCACCGACCTCGCGGGCTCCGCCGAGGCCGCGCTCACCGAGCCCGAGCGCTGGATCGAGGCCGCGGGCGCGATGCTCTGA
- a CDS encoding AMP-binding protein has protein sequence MRLEPLASDDPRDVLRALRGAVLGAGPAIALGEAPALPDEVPAGTAVVLTTSGSTGVPKSVVLSRSALTSSALATAARIGEGHWLLSLSGGYVAGVQVMVRALVAGRDPAILAGRFTPRAFAHAVSGMHSMAGGERVPTYTSLVPAQLQTLLDAADDPDVLRALRSFETILIGGQALPVPVRERAAELGVRIVRTYGSTETSGGCVYDGVPLDGVRVEAAGGELRIAGPNLADGYLGDPDRTAQTFVTDPAGVRWYRTGDAGTVTDGVVAVTGRIDNVIISGGVNVSLDRVERVVQSVPGLEVAVVVGAPHERWGQTPVIALAGSADAALLAAARAAVEAELGKPARPDRIVPLATVPRLASGKPDRRAITALVTRG, from the coding sequence ATGAGGCTCGAGCCGCTGGCGTCCGACGACCCGCGCGACGTGCTGCGGGCGCTGCGCGGGGCGGTGCTCGGCGCCGGTCCCGCGATCGCGCTGGGCGAGGCGCCGGCGCTCCCGGACGAGGTCCCGGCCGGCACGGCGGTCGTCCTGACGACCTCGGGGTCCACCGGCGTGCCGAAGTCGGTCGTGCTGTCGCGCTCGGCGCTCACCTCGTCGGCGCTGGCGACCGCGGCCCGGATCGGCGAGGGGCACTGGCTGCTGTCGCTGAGCGGCGGGTACGTGGCGGGCGTGCAGGTGATGGTGCGGGCGCTCGTGGCGGGCCGCGACCCGGCGATCCTCGCGGGCCGCTTCACGCCGCGCGCCTTCGCGCATGCGGTCAGCGGCATGCACTCGATGGCCGGCGGCGAGCGCGTGCCGACTTACACCTCGCTCGTGCCCGCGCAGCTGCAGACCCTGCTCGATGCGGCCGACGACCCCGACGTGCTGCGGGCGCTGCGCTCGTTCGAGACGATCCTCATCGGCGGACAGGCGCTTCCGGTGCCGGTGCGGGAGCGGGCGGCCGAACTGGGTGTGCGGATCGTGCGCACCTACGGCTCGACCGAGACGAGCGGGGGCTGCGTGTACGACGGCGTGCCGCTCGACGGCGTGCGCGTCGAGGCGGCCGGCGGGGAACTGCGCATCGCCGGACCGAACCTCGCCGACGGGTACCTGGGCGACCCGGATCGCACCGCGCAGACCTTCGTGACCGACCCCGCCGGCGTGCGCTGGTACCGTACCGGCGACGCCGGCACCGTGACCGACGGCGTCGTCGCGGTGACCGGGCGGATCGACAACGTGATCATCTCGGGCGGCGTGAACGTCTCGCTCGACCGCGTCGAGCGCGTCGTCCAGTCGGTGCCGGGCCTCGAGGTGGCCGTCGTGGTCGGCGCACCGCACGAGCGGTGGGGGCAGACGCCCGTGATCGCGCTCGCCGGCTCCGCCGACGCGGCGCTGCTGGCCGCCGCGCGCGCCGCGGTCGAGGCGGAGCTCGGCAAGCCGGCCCGCCCCGACCGGATCGTTCCGCTCGCGACCGTCCCGCGGCTGGCGAGCGGCAAGCCCGATCGCCGGGCGATCACCGCGCTCGTCACGCGCGGGTAG
- the menD gene encoding 2-succinyl-5-enolpyruvyl-6-hydroxy-3-cyclohexene-1-carboxylic-acid synthase, protein MSCRDEPEWLPDPADTAITAACALLEGLVDAGVRHVVVSPGSRSQALALAAAELERQGRVRLHVRIDERVAGFTAVGIGRETGMPAAVICTSGTAVANLMPAVLEAHHGAVPMILLTADRPPELRGVGANQATRQTEFFGDFVRFFAEPPAPGDEGSIPDRQRMPLLARHAVATAIGPAPRFASAWQDGLREEHDWLRDIDPSRRRGPVHLNLPYREPLAGPLPEWFRAVREPGAPEPLDAPIPHVVERGPRTVVVAGEGAGPAAEDLAHRGGWPLIAEIVSGSRFGRGVVHGYRAALDSPQLGGRIERALVLGHPTLSRQVARLLSRRDLEVIAVRGAGEDLNLNGRTDHVDALDVADGEIDREWLGAWMRFSRAHLVDLEPAAPDLEGLRSTEPKRRLAAVRAELDAVRVPVDRAQLVAAVWAATWPHDRLMFGSSRLVRVADELLGGKKVRVHANRGLAGIDGTIATALGIALASQADGAEGVTRVLLGDLAFLHDVGALLLPDGETPPRIQVIVGNDGGGTIFDGLEVAATASPDAMTRVQYTPQQADLAALAAAYGWEHRRVTTRAELDQALLAPVTTPRIIEVPLER, encoded by the coding sequence ATGAGCTGTCGCGACGAGCCGGAGTGGCTGCCCGATCCGGCCGACACCGCGATCACCGCGGCCTGCGCGCTGCTCGAGGGCCTCGTGGACGCGGGGGTGCGTCACGTCGTCGTGAGTCCCGGCTCGCGCTCCCAGGCGCTGGCCCTCGCGGCGGCGGAGCTGGAGCGGCAGGGCCGAGTGCGCCTCCACGTGCGGATCGACGAGCGGGTGGCCGGCTTCACCGCCGTGGGGATCGGTCGCGAGACGGGGATGCCCGCCGCCGTGATCTGCACCTCGGGAACGGCGGTCGCCAACCTGATGCCCGCCGTCCTCGAGGCGCACCACGGCGCGGTCCCGATGATCCTCCTCACGGCGGATCGTCCGCCCGAGCTGCGCGGCGTCGGGGCGAATCAGGCGACCCGCCAGACGGAGTTCTTCGGGGACTTCGTGCGCTTCTTCGCCGAGCCGCCCGCGCCCGGCGACGAGGGAAGCATCCCGGATCGGCAGCGGATGCCCCTCCTCGCCCGTCATGCCGTCGCGACGGCGATCGGTCCCGCTCCCCGCTTCGCCTCCGCCTGGCAGGACGGGCTGCGGGAGGAGCACGACTGGCTGCGCGACATCGATCCGTCGCGGCGTCGGGGGCCCGTCCACCTGAACCTGCCGTACCGCGAGCCGCTCGCCGGCCCGCTTCCGGAGTGGTTCCGCGCCGTGCGGGAGCCGGGCGCGCCCGAGCCCCTCGACGCCCCGATCCCGCATGTCGTCGAGCGCGGGCCCCGTACCGTCGTCGTGGCGGGCGAGGGCGCCGGCCCCGCCGCCGAGGATCTCGCGCACCGCGGAGGATGGCCGCTGATCGCCGAGATCGTCAGCGGCTCGCGGTTCGGCCGGGGCGTCGTGCACGGCTACCGCGCGGCGCTGGACAGCCCGCAGCTGGGCGGGCGCATCGAGCGCGCGCTCGTGCTCGGGCACCCGACGCTGTCGCGCCAGGTGGCGCGGCTCCTCTCGCGGCGCGACCTCGAGGTGATCGCGGTGCGCGGGGCGGGGGAGGATCTGAACCTGAACGGGCGGACGGATCACGTCGACGCGCTCGATGTGGCCGACGGCGAGATCGACCGCGAGTGGCTGGGCGCGTGGATGCGCTTCTCGCGAGCGCATCTCGTCGATCTGGAGCCCGCGGCACCCGACCTGGAGGGGCTGCGCTCCACCGAGCCGAAGCGTCGGCTCGCGGCCGTGCGCGCGGAGCTCGACGCCGTCCGCGTGCCGGTGGACCGCGCGCAGCTCGTCGCCGCCGTCTGGGCGGCGACCTGGCCGCACGATCGGCTGATGTTCGGATCGAGCCGGCTCGTCCGCGTGGCGGACGAGCTGCTCGGCGGCAAGAAGGTCCGTGTGCACGCGAACCGCGGGCTCGCGGGCATCGACGGCACGATCGCCACCGCGCTCGGCATCGCTCTCGCCAGCCAGGCGGACGGCGCCGAGGGCGTCACGCGCGTGCTCCTCGGCGACCTCGCCTTCCTGCACGACGTCGGCGCGCTTCTCCTGCCGGACGGCGAGACCCCGCCGCGGATCCAGGTGATCGTCGGCAACGACGGCGGCGGGACGATCTTCGACGGCCTCGAGGTGGCCGCCACCGCCTCGCCCGACGCGATGACGCGCGTGCAGTACACGCCGCAGCAGGCCGATCTCGCCGCCCTCGCTGCGGCCTACGGGTGGGAGCACCGCCGCGTCACCACGCGCGCCGAGCTCGATCAGGCGCTCCTGGCGCCCGTCACGACCCCGCGCATCATCGAGGTCCCGCTCGAGCGCTGA
- a CDS encoding 1,4-dihydroxy-2-naphthoyl-CoA synthase translates to MTDTFVSDLFDPDVWDLAPGAEAYRDITAHVSKDGRIARIAFDRPEVRNAFRPGTVDELYRALEIARTDPRIGVVLLTGNGPSPKDGGWAFCSGGDQRIRGRDGYKYSDDETAVTDPARAGRLHILEVQRLIRFMPKVVICVVPGWAAGGGHSLHAVCDLTIASAEHGRFKQTDADVGSFDAGYGSAYYAKQIGQKLAREVFFLAEEYSAQRAYEMGAVNRVVPHAELEREAIAMARTILGKSPTAIRMLKYAFNAADDGMVGLQLFAGETTRLAYGTDEAVEGRDAFLEKRDPDWSAFPYHY, encoded by the coding sequence GTGACCGACACCTTCGTCTCCGACCTGTTCGATCCGGACGTCTGGGACCTGGCCCCGGGCGCCGAAGCGTACCGCGACATCACGGCGCACGTGTCGAAGGACGGCCGCATCGCGCGCATCGCGTTCGACCGCCCCGAGGTGCGCAACGCGTTCCGCCCGGGCACGGTCGACGAGCTGTACCGAGCGCTCGAGATCGCCCGCACGGATCCCCGGATCGGTGTCGTGCTGCTCACCGGCAACGGGCCCAGCCCGAAGGACGGCGGCTGGGCGTTCTGCTCGGGCGGCGACCAACGCATCCGCGGCCGCGACGGCTACAAGTACAGCGACGACGAGACCGCGGTCACCGATCCCGCCCGGGCGGGCCGGCTGCACATCCTCGAGGTGCAGCGGCTCATCCGGTTCATGCCCAAGGTCGTCATCTGCGTGGTGCCGGGATGGGCCGCCGGCGGCGGGCACTCGCTACACGCCGTGTGCGACCTGACGATCGCCTCCGCCGAGCACGGTCGCTTCAAGCAGACCGATGCGGACGTGGGATCGTTCGACGCCGGCTACGGGTCGGCCTACTACGCCAAGCAGATCGGGCAGAAGCTGGCCCGCGAGGTGTTCTTCCTCGCCGAGGAGTACTCCGCGCAGCGGGCGTACGAGATGGGCGCCGTGAACCGCGTCGTCCCGCACGCGGAGCTGGAGCGCGAGGCCATCGCGATGGCCCGGACGATCCTCGGGAAGTCGCCCACCGCGATCCGCATGCTGAAGTACGCCTTCAACGCCGCCGACGACGGCATGGTGGGCCTGCAGCTGTTCGCCGGCGAGACCACCCGCCTGGCCTACGGCACCGACGAGGCCGTCGAGGGCCGCGACGCCTTCCTCGAGAAGCGCGATCCCGACTGGTCGGCCTTCCCGTACCACTACTGA
- a CDS encoding PPK2 family polyphosphate kinase, whose translation MIAKSQAKWTTDAREALRAGEGFRLAELDPESTPGYAGKKADAVADLAAGLAQLGEYQERLFAASRGGDATDSVLLVLQAMDSAGKGGIVRHVVGGVDPQGVQLAAFKAPTDEERAHDFLWRIEKRVPSRGMIGVFDRSHYEDVLIGRVHGLAPAEEIERRYGAIVEFEKRLLDAGTRVVKVMLHISYEEQGERLMERLERPDKHWKYNPGDVDERVHWRAYQEAYQTAIERTSTDEAPWFVVPANRKWFARLAVQELLLETLEEIGPRWPAAEFDVAAEKRRLRATMTSEG comes from the coding sequence ATGATCGCGAAGAGCCAGGCGAAGTGGACCACCGACGCCCGCGAGGCGCTGCGCGCGGGCGAGGGGTTCCGGCTGGCGGAGCTCGATCCCGAGTCGACGCCGGGGTACGCGGGCAAGAAGGCCGACGCGGTCGCCGACCTGGCCGCGGGGCTCGCGCAGCTCGGCGAGTACCAGGAGCGCCTGTTCGCGGCGAGCCGCGGCGGCGACGCCACCGACTCGGTGCTGCTCGTGCTGCAGGCGATGGACTCGGCCGGCAAGGGCGGCATCGTGCGGCACGTCGTGGGCGGCGTCGATCCGCAGGGCGTGCAGCTGGCCGCCTTCAAGGCCCCCACCGACGAGGAGCGCGCGCACGACTTCCTGTGGCGCATCGAGAAGCGCGTGCCCAGCCGCGGCATGATCGGCGTCTTCGACCGCTCGCACTACGAGGACGTGCTCATCGGCCGCGTCCACGGCCTGGCTCCGGCGGAGGAGATCGAGCGGCGCTACGGCGCGATCGTCGAGTTCGAGAAGCGTCTGCTCGACGCCGGCACCCGCGTGGTCAAGGTGATGCTGCACATCTCGTACGAGGAGCAGGGCGAGCGGCTCATGGAGCGGCTCGAGCGCCCCGACAAGCACTGGAAGTACAACCCCGGCGACGTCGACGAGCGCGTGCACTGGCGCGCGTACCAGGAGGCGTACCAGACGGCGATCGAGCGCACGTCGACCGACGAGGCGCCCTGGTTCGTCGTGCCGGCCAACCGCAAGTGGTTCGCGCGGCTGGCGGTGCAGGAGCTGCTGCTCGAGACGCTGGAGGAGATCGGGCCGCGCTGGCCCGCCGCCGAGTTCGACGTGGCGGCGGAGAAGCGACGGCTGCGCGCGACCATGACGTCCGAGGGCTGA
- a CDS encoding DUF4229 domain-containing protein, translating to MKFVVYALLRLAFFLVPFGLMMLLPVFQQLWWLAAIFAAMIGLSLSILLLRKPLAEVSSDLYAARQAKRSATAREREDALEDEANEAAIRDQREG from the coding sequence GTGAAGTTCGTCGTCTACGCCCTGCTGCGCCTGGCCTTCTTCCTCGTGCCGTTCGGGCTCATGATGCTGCTGCCGGTGTTCCAGCAGCTGTGGTGGCTGGCGGCGATCTTCGCGGCGATGATCGGCCTCAGCCTGTCGATCCTGCTGCTGCGCAAGCCGCTCGCCGAGGTGTCGTCCGACCTGTACGCCGCTCGCCAGGCCAAGCGCTCGGCGACCGCCCGCGAGCGGGAGGACGCGCTCGAGGACGAGGCGAACGAGGCCGCGATCCGCGACCAGCGCGAGGGCTGA